CCCGTCCACTCCTAACACATTCCCGTCCAGAGCCCCTTGAACCGGACGGGTGCGCGACCAGGAGGTGGACGTGACGCTACGGACCGACCGACGCGCTGCCCGCGCAACTTTCGTTCAGCGGACGCCTCGTGACGAGCGCAGGTTGGACTCGTCACGAGGTGGAACACACTATCGGGAGAGCGTCGTAACTACGGAGGCAGCAGATCCGTCATGACTGAAAAACCGACCACCGACAATTCCGCCGAGCAGGCGGTGGGTCCGCCACGCCTACTCGCACTCCTTCTCGCGATGGCGATGTTCGTTCTCGTCGTCGACACATCACTGATGAATGTCTCGATCTCCTCTGTGGTGCGCGACCTCGACACGACAGTCAGCGGCGTCCAGGCAGCAATCGCACTCGAAGCACTGGTATCCGCGGCATTCATTTTGATCGGCGGCAAGGTCGGCGATCTCATCGGACGTAAACGCGCGTACGCGCTGGGCCTCCTCGGCTACGCAATCGGTGCCTCGGCAATGGCGTTCGCACAGTCCCTGACCGCGATCGTCATCTTCTGGGCCGTACTCGGCGGGATCGGCGCCTCCCTCCTACTGCCCGCAATGCAATCCCTCATCCACGGCAACTTCGAAGGAGCAGAGCAGAAGAAGGTCTACGCCCTGGTCGGCGCAGCGGCAGCGATTGCCGCCGCGGTCGGACCGCTACTCGGAGGATTCATCACCACCTATCTCTCGTGGCGCGTCGGTTTCGTGCTCGAGGTCGTCGTTATCGCGGTCGTCCTCTCCGGCATCAAACTGGTTCGCGATGTGCCGTACACCGGCCCTCGAGGGGTCGACCTGGTGGGTGCGGTCCTGTCCGTGCTGGGTATGGGCGGGATCGTGTTGGGAATCCTGGTCTGGCAGGAAGGCGGTGAAGCCGTTGGTGCGCTGCTGGCGATCGGGGCGATTGCACTGGCAGGGTTGGCGTACTGGCTCGTGCGACGCAAACATCGAGGACGGCCGACACTGCTGGATCCGGAATTGTTCCGCTCCAAGATCTTCCGGCTGGGCATCTCCGGACAGATGCTCCAACAGATCGCCCTGGGCGGCACGATGATCGCACTGCCGATCTACCTGCAAATGGTGCTCGAATACAACGCAATGCAAGCAGGTTTATCACTCGCGCCCCTCTCCCTGAGTATGTTCGCAGTGGCGTTACTTGCGGCGAAGAAGGCGGGTGATCGGCGCCCGAGCAAAATCATCAGGTGGGGATTTGTACTGCTCACGATCGGAATCGTGGCGTTGATCCCGATCGTGCCACGGGCAGAGTTCGGCTGGGGCCTGGTAATCCCCCTGCTGATCGCTGGGTCAGGGTTGGGATTGTTGGTCTCTCAACTCAACAACTACACACTCGCCCCGATCGAGGAGCAGCGGATCAGCGAAGCTGCCGGCGTCAATTCTGCGGCCGGGTCCTTCGGATTGTCATTCGGGTTGGCATTCGCCGGAGCCATCATGTTGGCGACACTGTCCATCACTTTCACCACGATGGCGCAATCGAGCACCGTGCTCCCCCAGGCGGAGCAGCAGCAGGTGGCGCAAGTCCTCGAGGACGACGCCGAAGTCATGAGCAACACCCAAATCCAACAACTACTCGTCAACCAGTCCCCGGAGATTCAGAACGAGATCATCCGAATCAATACCGACACACGACCTCTCGCGCTTCAGGTTGCACTGCTCATTCCCCTCCTCGCCGGCCTCATCGGGGTGTTCAATTCGTTCCGGATGATCCGGATTCCGGAAACTCCGTCAACGGCTTCCAACGACGTGCCTGATGCGAACTAGCACGCCCTCACCCCACCAACCCGCGACACTTCCGGACCCTCGACCTCTCAAATCAGCTGCAGCCGAAAGACACCCGTGCCGCAGTACCGCAAATCCCTCCCGATACCCCTTGACCGTCTGCCTACTCCGGACAAAGTTGTCGACTGTGCACCGACGCCTGCATGCCCGAATTCTGTTGACTCCCAGCTGTGTTCAGCTAGCTTGATAGAGCTCTTCGGGGCATCAACCGCCGCGGTGAAAGTCTCATGCGCGAACTCGAACCCGACAGCGGCCCGGACCTCGGCAGCGTAGGTGTTCATGTGCCCTCCCAATGCGTTGATGGGGTGTTCGATAATCGGTTTCCCGCCAAAGTGTCGTCATTGCTCCGACCGGGCACGAAGATGTGCACGCTCACCTTGCTGGCCGAAAAGAATGATCAGCTCAGCGGATGCGTCATCTGCGGTAGAAAACCAGTGTGGGACATGGGTATCGAATTCAGCTGCTTCGCCGGGGCGCAGGACTAGATCTTGGTCTCCGAGAACGAGTCGGACCCGCCCGTTGAGTATGTACAGCCATTCGTAGCCTTCGTGCGAGGAAGGTATCGGCGTATCACCGAACCGCGCCGCCGGAATGATGAGCTTGTGTGCCTGCACTCCTCCAGCACGGCGAGTGAGCGGTAGCCATGTCATCCCATACCGGGTCACCGGCTGCAGATGAACCCGCGGATCACCTGTCAACGGGCCGCCGATCAGTTCGTCGACCTGCATCCGGTACGTCCTCGCCAGAGCGAGTAATTGCTCGAGGGTCGGTTGACGCTGCCCCGACTCCAGCCGCGACAGCGTGCTCTCGGAAATCCCGGTGGCTGCGGAGAGTTCGGCGAGGGTGGTCTCGCGTTGCTTGCGAAGGACACGAAGCCGGGGCCCGACTGCGCTGATGGTCTGCTCCAAGTAGGTGCTCATATCGGAGTTCATGCCTACATCTTGACAGATCAGCAAGGGAACTTGTCACCCACGATGTTGGCAGTTCATATTCATCGTGGAGGTACTCACAATGAACGGACACGACATGAACAATCGATCCCGTACCTGGGATGTTGCAGTAATCGGTGGCGGCGCTGCCGGATTGAGCGCAGCGGTGACACTGGCGCGTTCACGCCGATCGGTGATCGTCGTCGATGCTGAACGTCCTCGCAACGCGCCCGCTGCGGGAGTGCACAATTTCCTGACTCGGGACGGCATCTCCGCGACAGAGTTGACCGCTGTCGGTAGAGACGAACTGACGTCCTACGGCGGTACGGTGATCTCCGGGAGCGCTGTTGCCGCCGAGCGTAGAGATACTGCCTTCACGGTTGAATTGGCCGATGGACAGAAGGTGACAGCCCGGAAGCTTCTGGTCGCAACCGGACTCGCAGATACACTGCCCGACATCACTGGTCTGCGTGAGCGGTGGGGCCGTGAAGTGCTGCACTGCCCGTACTGTCACGGATGGGAAGTTCGGGACCAGGCCATCGGGGTCCTCGGCACCGGGCCAGGCGCCGTTCACCAGGCAATAATGTTCCGCCAGTTCAGCGAAGACGTCACTTTGTTTCTGCACACAGCTCCGGAGCCAACCGAGCAGCAGTGGGAAGCGCTCGCCGCCCGCGGAGTCTCGGTGGTTGACGGCCACATCACCGACGTACTCGTCGACAACGATCGCATGACGGGTGTGCGGTTGGGCTCTGGCGACACGCTCACCCTCCAAGCATTGGTGATTGCGCCGTTGTTCTTCGCGCACTGCACGGTGCTCGAGTCACTTGGACTCAATCCAACCGAACAGAGAGCGGGTGAGAAGCTCCTCGGCGCCGTATTCGCCGCAGATTCGAGCGGAGCTACCGCGGTGCCTGGCGTCTGGGTGGCTGGAAATGTCACCGATATGTATGCCGGAGTGATCAATTCGGCAGCAGCAGGATTTACCGCAGCGGCGGCGATCAATGCCGACCTCCTCGACGAGGACGTGCGTCGTGCTGTCGCCGAGCGTGGTACCGCTGCCGCCAACTCTGACCCCAACCCGACTGCTCTCGCAGCGCCTGATGCGTTCTCCGCCGCGGCGGAAGCGGAAGTGTGCGAACGAGTCCTCGGTGAACGACGACACGGATTTTTCATCGAACCAAAGGCATGACAGTGACCAAGCATGAAGATAGCTCTACCGCCCCACACTCCGCATATGCATCCGAGTCGTTTTGGGAACCGCACTACCAGAAGCATATTCGGCCGTGGACGGGTTTACCCAATACTGTCCTCGCCGATATGACCGCCGACCTGACTCCGGGATCGGTACTCGATATCGGCTGCGGCGAAGGCGGCGACGCACTCTGGCTCGCGGGCAGAGGATGGATGGTCACGGCCATCGACGTTTCAGCCACTGTGCTCGAACGCGCCAGTACCCAAGCTGTCGAACGTGGACTCACCGCCAACGTGACCTTCGAGAAATATGATGTTTCGCAGTCTTTTCCGGACGGGTCGTTCGATCTGGTGTCCGCACAGTACTTTCACACCCCGATTGGCATCGCCAGAGAACAGGTCCTCCGCACAGCAGCAGCGACTGTCGCACTTCAGGGTGTGCTTCTGATCGTCGATCATGCTTCGACTGCCCCCTGGTCCTGGAACCAAGACCCCGACACCCGGTTCCCGACACCACAAGACACCCTGACAAAGCTCGACCTCGACGACCAGCATTGGCGGCCGATACGCGTCGAAGCAGCGCAGCGAACCGCATCAGGACCTGGCGGGCAGACCGCCACCGTGACCGACAACGTCATCGCGCTCCGCCGCGTCGACCGCTAGAACACACAACGCACGGACCTGAATCAGTTCACGCAAACACAGGAGAGGCACATTCTCGATGAGCTCAAATCTCGCCGAGCCGGACACCACGTCGGCTGCGGTAGATCCGCGGCGCTGGATCGCATTGATCGTCATCGCCACCTCGACACTGATGTCGTACTCGACGCATCGATCATGAATATCGCACTCCCACATGCGCAATCAGCACTCTCGATCGCCGACGCCGGCCGGCACTGGGTCATCACGGCCTACACCCTGGCCTTCGGCGGCCTCCTCTTGCTCGGAGGGCGAGTGGCTGACCTGCTCGGTCGCAAACGTATGTTCATCATCGGCCTCCTCGGATTCGCCGTAGCCTCCGCGCTCGGCGGCGTGGCGATGAACGCACCCGTACTCTTCGGCGCACGAGCTCTACAAGGAGTCTTCGCAGCCATCGTTACACCCGCCGCATTGTCCCTGATTTCGGTGACATTCGTCGAAACTCGTGAACGCGCAAAAGCTTTCGCTGTATACGGAGCCGTCGCCGGAGGCGGCGGAGCCGTAGGACTCCTCCTCGGCGGCTTTCTGACCGAATACGCCAACTGGCGATGGTGCCTGTTCGTCAACATCCCGATCGCGATCGTCGCAGCGGCGTTCGCAGCAACTACCGTGCGCGAGGACCACGCCGACGGACCCCGACGGTTCGACATTCCCGGCGCAATCCTGGTCACGGTCGGACTGGTCGCACTTGTTTACGGCTTCACCGAAGCAGGTAAGGCCGGCGTCGGCTGGCTCGCTGCTCAGACACTCATTCCCTTGGCTTTCGGCATCGCTTCGTTGATCGCCTTCGTCCTCGTCGAAGCGCGCACCACACATCCGCTACTCCCACTCAGAGTCGTGACCGACCGCAACCGCGGCGCCGCATACTTGGCCGCATTCCTTCTCGGTGCCGGTATGTTCGGAATGTTGTTGTTCATCACTTACTACCTACAGGTGAACCTCGGATACGAGCCACTGAAGGCCGGTCTTGCGTTCCTGCCGTTCAGCGTGGGAATTATCAGCACTGCCTCTCTCGCCTCCTCGCTCTTGCCACGCTTCGGTCCCAAACCACTTATGGCCTTCGGAATGGCCACCGCGACAGTAGGGTTGGCCTGGATGATCACTCTCGACAGTTCGTCGACGTATCTCGGTTCGGTGCTGCCATCAGAGTTGATGATGGGCATAGGACTCGGGCTCGTGTTCGTGCCGATGTCCACAGTGGCTCTCTCCGGTATCGAACCTCACGACGCCGGTGTAGCGAGCGCCGTGCTCAATACGAGCCAGCAGATCGGCGGAACACTAGGCGTTGCACTGCTCAATACCCTCTACGCAGCAGCGTTGAGCCGCCACGTCACCGCCAGCGCCGACGTGACACACGAGCAGGCACTACTCGACGGCACCTTCGCCGGCTACACGGTCGCGTTCACCGTGGGTGCGGCACTGTTCGCGGGAGCACTCGTGGTCATCATTGCGATGCTCCGCGCAGAAAAGGCAGCGATCCTAGCTACTTCGCGACCGATCAGCTGACACATCCGATTCAAGTTGTAACTCCCAACGAACCATCGCTGCACATGATCTCGAACAACGGACATGCACCGGCGTTCAATGTCACGCCCGGAACCCTCCCGGCCATCGTGCACGATGCCGGTGGCAGGCTCGACTCGCCTCAGTGGGACAAGGTGGCACCTGTGCTGGCGGAGGGCACCGGATCGATGATCATCACGCACGACCACACCGGACAGGGCAAAAGTAACGACCTCCCCTGTCCTTGGCTGGTAAAGGACGCGCCACCACTCACTCGTACTCTCCGAATTCCCTGGCCACGTGAGCTTCAATATGTACCGGTCGACATGGCGCAGTCCCAACCCGCTGGCACTGAAGAGCAT
The nucleotide sequence above comes from Rhodococcus sp. KBS0724. Encoded proteins:
- a CDS encoding MFS transporter, with translation MTEKPTTDNSAEQAVGPPRLLALLLAMAMFVLVVDTSLMNVSISSVVRDLDTTVSGVQAAIALEALVSAAFILIGGKVGDLIGRKRAYALGLLGYAIGASAMAFAQSLTAIVIFWAVLGGIGASLLLPAMQSLIHGNFEGAEQKKVYALVGAAAAIAAAVGPLLGGFITTYLSWRVGFVLEVVVIAVVLSGIKLVRDVPYTGPRGVDLVGAVLSVLGMGGIVLGILVWQEGGEAVGALLAIGAIALAGLAYWLVRRKHRGRPTLLDPELFRSKIFRLGISGQMLQQIALGGTMIALPIYLQMVLEYNAMQAGLSLAPLSLSMFAVALLAAKKAGDRRPSKIIRWGFVLLTIGIVALIPIVPRAEFGWGLVIPLLIAGSGLGLLVSQLNNYTLAPIEEQRISEAAGVNSAAGSFGLSFGLAFAGAIMLATLSITFTTMAQSSTVLPQAEQQQVAQVLEDDAEVMSNTQIQQLLVNQSPEIQNEIIRINTDTRPLALQVALLIPLLAGLIGVFNSFRMIRIPETPSTASNDVPDAN
- a CDS encoding helix-turn-helix domain-containing protein, encoding MNSDMSTYLEQTISAVGPRLRVLRKQRETTLAELSAATGISESTLSRLESGQRQPTLEQLLALARTYRMQVDELIGGPLTGDPRVHLQPVTRYGMTWLPLTRRAGGVQAHKLIIPAARFGDTPIPSSHEGYEWLYILNGRVRLVLGDQDLVLRPGEAAEFDTHVPHWFSTADDASAELIILFGQQGERAHLRARSEQ
- a CDS encoding NAD(P)/FAD-dependent oxidoreductase, with the protein product MNNRSRTWDVAVIGGGAAGLSAAVTLARSRRSVIVVDAERPRNAPAAGVHNFLTRDGISATELTAVGRDELTSYGGTVISGSAVAAERRDTAFTVELADGQKVTARKLLVATGLADTLPDITGLRERWGREVLHCPYCHGWEVRDQAIGVLGTGPGAVHQAIMFRQFSEDVTLFLHTAPEPTEQQWEALAARGVSVVDGHITDVLVDNDRMTGVRLGSGDTLTLQALVIAPLFFAHCTVLESLGLNPTEQRAGEKLLGAVFAADSSGATAVPGVWVAGNVTDMYAGVINSAAAGFTAAAAINADLLDEDVRRAVAERGTAAANSDPNPTALAAPDAFSAAAEAEVCERVLGERRHGFFIEPKA
- a CDS encoding class I SAM-dependent methyltransferase, whose product is MTKHEDSSTAPHSAYASESFWEPHYQKHIRPWTGLPNTVLADMTADLTPGSVLDIGCGEGGDALWLAGRGWMVTAIDVSATVLERASTQAVERGLTANVTFEKYDVSQSFPDGSFDLVSAQYFHTPIGIAREQVLRTAAATVALQGVLLIVDHASTAPWSWNQDPDTRFPTPQDTLTKLDLDDQHWRPIRVEAAQRTASGPGGQTATVTDNVIALRRVDR
- a CDS encoding MFS transporter, encoding MNIALPHAQSALSIADAGRHWVITAYTLAFGGLLLLGGRVADLLGRKRMFIIGLLGFAVASALGGVAMNAPVLFGARALQGVFAAIVTPAALSLISVTFVETRERAKAFAVYGAVAGGGGAVGLLLGGFLTEYANWRWCLFVNIPIAIVAAAFAATTVREDHADGPRRFDIPGAILVTVGLVALVYGFTEAGKAGVGWLAAQTLIPLAFGIASLIAFVLVEARTTHPLLPLRVVTDRNRGAAYLAAFLLGAGMFGMLLFITYYLQVNLGYEPLKAGLAFLPFSVGIISTASLASSLLPRFGPKPLMAFGMATATVGLAWMITLDSSSTYLGSVLPSELMMGIGLGLVFVPMSTVALSGIEPHDAGVASAVLNTSQQIGGTLGVALLNTLYAAALSRHVTASADVTHEQALLDGTFAGYTVAFTVGAALFAGALVVIIAMLRAEKAAILATSRPIS